Proteins found in one Acomys russatus chromosome 31, mAcoRus1.1, whole genome shotgun sequence genomic segment:
- the Ndufa11 gene encoding NADH dehydrogenase [ubiquinone] 1 alpha subcomplex subunit 11, with protein sequence MAQWLLRAYDEIPDGTQCHRKTYLTTAFGGLIGTVASAYSVVHNPADTHLEAVARIGRYTFTAAAVGAMFGLATCVSAQVREKPDDPLNYFVGGCAGGLTLGARTHSYGTAAMGCMYMGIAATLMKIGRLEGWELFATRKV encoded by the exons ATGGCCCAGTGGCTCCTCCGAGCTTACGACGAGATCCCCGACGGCACCCAGTGTCACCGCAAGACCTACCTCACCACGGCCTTCGGCGGCCTTATAG GCACGGTGGCCTCCGCTTACAGTGTCGTACACAACCCTGCAGATACTCACCTGGAAGCAGTGGCCAGGATTGGCCGGTACACGTTCACTGCAG CTGCTGTCGGAGCCATGTTTGGCCTTGCCACCTGTGTCAGCGCCCAGGTCCGAGAGAAGCCAGACGACCCCCTGAACTACTTCGTTGGAGGCTGTGCAGGAGGGCTGACCTTGGGAGCACGCA CTCACAGCTACGGGACTGCAGCCATGGGCTGCATGTACATGGGCATAGCAGCCACCCTGATGAAGATTGGCAGGCTGGAAGGCTGGGAGTTATTTGCTACCCGAAAGGTGTGA